A window from Musa acuminata AAA Group cultivar baxijiao chromosome BXJ3-10, Cavendish_Baxijiao_AAA, whole genome shotgun sequence encodes these proteins:
- the LOC104000734 gene encoding peroxiredoxin-2E-2, chloroplastic produces the protein MATSVAAKLVAPVSLSSSVVRLVPAVAAAARIPRLHSPAVAPLRLRARRPATYPRFFASSVSAPATSATISIGDKLPDATLSYFGADGELKTVTVSELTKGKKAVLFAVPGAFTPTCSQKHLPGFVEKAGELRAKGVDTIACISVNDAFVMRAWKEDLKIGDEVLLLADGNGEFTKALGVELDLRDKPVGLGVRSRRYAMLADDGVVKVLNLEEGGAFTFSSADDMLKAL, from the coding sequence ATGGCAACTTCCGTCGCCGCAAAGCTCGTCGCCCCCGTCTCGCTATCCTCCTCCGTCGTCCGGCTCGTCCcggccgtcgccgccgccgctcgcATCCCCCGCCTCCATTCCCCAGCTGTCGCCCCCCTCCGCCTCCGCGCTCGCCGTCCCGCTACCTACCCCCGCTTCTTCGCTTCATCTGTTTCCGCCCCCGCCACGTCGGCAACCATCTCCATTGGCGACAAGCTCCCCGACGCCACCCTTTCCTACTTCGGCGCTGATGGGGAACTCAAGACCGTCACCGTGTCCGAACTCACCAAGGGCAAGAAGGCCGTCCTCTTCGCGGTTCCCGGGGCCTTCACCCCGACGTGCTCCCAGAAGCATCTCCCCGGGTTCGTGGAGAAGGCAGGTGAGTTGCGCGCCAAGGGCGTGGATACCATAGCTTGCATCTCCGTCAACGACGCCTTCGTGATGCGGGCATGGAAGGAGGACCTCAAGATCGGGGACGAGGTACTGCTGCTCGCCGACGGGAACGGGGAGTTCACCAAGGCCCTCGGTGTGGAGCTCGACCTGCGAGACAAGCCCGTAGGACTGGGCGTCCGGTCCCGGCGCTACGCGATGCTGGCGGACGATGGGGTCGTCAAAGTTCTCAACTTGGAGGAGGGTGGCGCCTTCACCTTCAGCAGCGCCGACGACATGCTTAAGGCCCTTTAA
- the LOC104000733 gene encoding glucomannan 4-beta-mannosyltransferase 9, which produces MDRLSSTALLPEAFQGTRDDITQQMGIVWEQIRTPVVVPLLRLSVFLCLVMSVMLFVEKVYMAVVIVLVKLFRWRPETRYKCEPMGDDPELGNAGYPMVLIQIPMYNEKEVYQLSIGAACGLSWPSDRIIIQVLDDSTDPAIKELVQIECQRWASKGVNIKYEIRDNRNGYKAGALKEGMKHSYVKHCDYVAIFDADFQPEPDFLWRTIPFLEHNPRIGLVQGRWKFVNSNDCLMTRMQEMSLDYHFTVEQEVGSSTYAFFGFNGTAGVWRINALNEAGGWKDRTTVEDMDLAVRASLKGWKFIFLGDLRVKSELPSTLTAYRYQQHRWSCGPANLFRKMVLEIAKNKKVTLWTKVHVIYSFFFVRKIVAHIVTFIFYCVVIPATVLVPEVQVPKWGLVYIPSIITLLNAVGTPRSLHLLVFWILFENVMSLHRTKATFIGLLEAGRVNEWVVTEKLGDGMKTKAGAKAAKIPRIRIGERLHLLELLTGAYLVFCGCYDLAFGKNYYYLYLFFQAVAFFIVGFGYVGTFVPHP; this is translated from the exons ATGGATAGGCTTTCGTCGACGGCCCTTCTCCCGGAGGCGTTCCAGGGGACGAGGGACGACATTACGCAGCAGATGGGGATCGTGTGGGAGCAGATCAGGACGCCGGTGGTCGTCCCCCTGCTCCGGCTCTCTGTGTTCTTGTGCCTGGTCATGTCCGTCATGCTCTTCGTGGAGAAGGTGTACATGGCCGTCGTCATCGTCCTCGTCAAGCTCTTCCGGTGGCGGCCCGAGACGCGCTACAAATGTGAGCCTATGGGGGACGATCCCGAGCTCGGCAATGCCGGTTACCCCATGGTCCTCATCCAAATCCCCATGTACAACGAAAAAGAG GTCTACCAGCTCTCCATTGGAGCTGCATGCGGTCTTTCATGGCCATCGGATCGTATCATAATCCAAGTGCTCGACGACTCCACAGATCCAGCAATCAAG GAACTGGTCCAGATAGAGTGCCAGCGGTGGGCGAGCAAAGGGGTGAACATCAAATACGAGATCAGGGACAACAGGAACGGCTACAAGGCCGGGGCGCTCAAGGAGGGGATGAAGCACAGCTACGTGAAGCACTGCGACTACGTGGCCATCTTCGACGCCGACTTCCAGCCCGAGCCCGACTTCCTCTGGCGCACCATCCCCTTCCTCGAGCACAACCCCCGGATCGGCCTCGTCCAAGGACGCTGGAAATTTG TGAACTCGAATGACTGTTTGATGACGAGGATGCAGGAGATGTCTCTGGATTACCATTTCACTGTGGAGCAGGAAGTGGGTTCCTCCACCTACGCCTTCTTCGGCTTCAACG GGACTGCCGGCGTGTGGCGGATTAACGCTCTCAATGAAGCCGGAGGTTGGAAGGACCGCACCACGGTAGAAGACATGGATTTGGCTGTTCGAGCGAGCCTCAAGGGCTGGAAATTCATATTCCTTGGAGATCTCAGA GTTAAAAGTGAGCTGCCGAGTACTCTTACGGCCTACCGCTATCAGCAACATAGATGGTCTTGCGGACCGGCAAACTTGTTTAGGAAAATGGTGCTGGAGATTGCCAAGAACAAG AAAGTAACACTGTGGACGAAAGTTCATGTGATCTACAGCTTCTTCTTCGTTCGGAAGATCGTCGCTCACATCGTGACCTTCATATTTTACTGCGTCGTGATCCCTGCAACTGTTCTGGTCCCCGAAGTACAAGTACCAAAGTGGGGTTTAGTCTACATTCCCTCCATAATAACACTTCTGAATGCTGTCGGAACACCGAG GTCTCTTCACTTGCTAGTGTTCTGGATCCTTTTCGAGAACGTCATGTCTCTCCACAGAACAAAAGCCACCTTCATCGGCCTCTTGGAAGCAGGGAGAGTGAATGAATGGGTGGTCACTGAGAAGCTGGGGGACGGCATGAAGACCAAAGCGGGTGCCAAAGCAGCTAAGATACCAAGAATCAGGATCGGTGAGAG GTTACATCTGCTGGAGCTCTTGACTGGAGCTTACCTCGTCTTCTGTGGGTGCTATGATTTGGCCTTTGGGAAGAACTATTACTACCTCTACCTCTTCTTCCAAGCAGTTGCTTTCTTCATCGTTGGGTTTGGTTACGTTGGCACCTTCGTTCCACATCCTTAA
- the LOC135582896 gene encoding peptidyl-prolyl cis-trans isomerase CYP21-4-like, giving the protein MAKIKPQALLLQSKKKKGPTRINPSTVITCNIIVILIVLSLYATYRNWFNRSSNQLGNGLENFEHSVTSGQSTGTHLPSYAIFNTAKGSITIELYKDASRDVVNKFVNLCQKGYFKGMLFNHVIKNFVIQGGHSQKLEGAGDWILKGKAHSQLATSPKHEAFMLGTLKPNKDSKEFELFITTAPIPDLSDKLIIFGRVIKGEDVVQEIEEVDTDEHYRPKSPVGIVDIALKQEA; this is encoded by the exons ATGGCTAAAATCAAACCACAAGCATTACTACTACAGAGTAAAAAGAAGAAGGGACCAACTCGAATCAATCCTAGTACTGTCATTACTTGCAACATCATTGTTATATTGATTGTATTGTCCCTATATGCTACGTACAGAAACTGGTTTAACAG GTCAAGCAATCAATTAGGGAACGGCTTGGAAAATTTTGAG CATTCAGTAACATCTGGACAATCAACAGGAACTCATCTTCCTAGCTATGCT ATTTTCAATACTGCAAAGGGTTCAATAACTATTGAGCTCTACAAGGATGCTTCTCGTGATGTGGTGAATAAGTTTGTGAATTTATG TCAGAAGGGATATTTTAAAGGGATGCTTTTCAACCATGTCATTAAAAATTTTGTAATTCAAGGAGGGCATTCACAAAAACTTGAAGGTGCAGGAGACTGGATACTGAAAGGAAAAGCCCACAGTCAGCTTGCTACAAG CCCAAAGCATGAGGCTTTTATGCTTGGAACCTTAAAGCCTAATAAGGACAGCAAAGAATTTGAGCTTTTTATAACAACAGCACCGATTCCTGACCTAAGTGATAAACTTATCATCTTCGGACGGGTCATCAAGGGGGAGGATGTTGTCCAG GAAATTGAGGAAGTTGACACTGATGAACATTATCGACCCAAATCACCTGTGGGGATTGTAGACATTGCATTGAAGCAGGAAGCTTGA